A stretch of the Mycobacteroides immunogenum genome encodes the following:
- a CDS encoding LLM class F420-dependent oxidoreductase, translated as MRIGIFTAITDEGMAPGELAVEIEERGFESLFVPEHTHIPVTIEAIHAGWDEIPRDYCRSLDPFVALSFAAAATRDLRIGTAVALLVQRDPITFAKETASLDRASGGRLELGIGVGWLREEIRNHGTDPRTRVALQSERIHAVKKIWTQEQAEVHGKYVAFDPILSWPKPAQQPHPPVWLGGWGPSTHERVLDHADGWMAPTMLGVEELRKGIDELNVLAAKQGRPRVPVTATILEPQPGDIERRADLGVHRVLLGLLPVASRDTTLRKLDRLAALGV; from the coding sequence ATGCGGATAGGCATTTTCACCGCGATCACCGACGAAGGCATGGCGCCCGGCGAGCTGGCGGTCGAGATCGAGGAACGCGGGTTCGAATCCCTCTTTGTGCCCGAGCACACGCACATACCGGTGACGATCGAAGCCATCCACGCCGGATGGGATGAAATACCCCGGGACTATTGCCGCAGCCTTGATCCGTTCGTCGCGTTGTCGTTCGCGGCGGCTGCGACTCGAGACCTCCGTATCGGTACCGCGGTGGCGCTGCTTGTGCAGCGAGACCCGATCACGTTCGCCAAAGAGACCGCCAGTTTGGACCGGGCATCGGGCGGGCGGCTGGAACTGGGAATCGGTGTCGGATGGCTGCGCGAGGAGATACGAAATCACGGCACAGACCCGCGCACGCGGGTGGCATTACAAAGCGAGCGCATCCACGCGGTCAAGAAGATCTGGACGCAAGAGCAGGCCGAGGTCCACGGTAAGTATGTGGCGTTCGACCCGATTCTCTCTTGGCCCAAGCCTGCTCAACAACCACACCCACCGGTGTGGTTGGGGGGCTGGGGCCCGTCTACCCATGAGCGAGTACTCGATCATGCCGACGGCTGGATGGCGCCGACAATGCTTGGGGTGGAAGAGCTTCGGAAGGGAATCGACGAGCTCAATGTGCTGGCAGCGAAACAGGGCAGGCCGCGCGTTCCCGTTACCGCGACCATCTTGGAGCCGCAGCCCGGAGATATCGAACGCCGCGCCGACCTTGGCGTGCATCGTGTGCTGTTAGGCCTGCTGCCGGTGGCGTCCCGCGACACCACGTTGCGCAAGCTGGACCGGTTGGCCGCACTGGGGGTGTGA
- a CDS encoding GNAT family N-acetyltransferase, which yields MHIVDGAWPGSVGVDPAELAHMHFFADNSAGSLAPLAELLSPLEAAAGQVLMRQREPADWFLLLGSGGGEILHAGEGGDSVVAHLVPGTVVGEIALLRGTARTATVVATESVRGWAGGRDAFAAMLEIPGVSEALVWTARQRLATFVTPIAVRLRDGAEFYLRPILPGDSHRLARLSPRTVYRRFMGVPSKRMITYLFEVDYLEHFAWALTDGPGGVDGLVVADARFIRHADEPDSAELAFTVGDDYQGRGIGTLLMEALSVSAHAGGVRRFTASVLSENYAMRTILNRYGARWESDGPGVVTTVFDVPLVGELSLSPRVSIQVDVATRQMVQALC from the coding sequence GTGCATATCGTGGACGGAGCGTGGCCCGGATCTGTTGGTGTCGATCCCGCCGAGCTCGCGCACATGCATTTCTTCGCCGACAATTCGGCCGGGTCGCTTGCTCCGCTGGCCGAATTGCTGTCACCTCTGGAGGCAGCTGCCGGGCAGGTACTGATGCGCCAGCGCGAGCCAGCCGACTGGTTCCTGCTCCTCGGCTCTGGGGGCGGCGAGATCCTTCACGCCGGAGAGGGTGGGGATTCCGTTGTCGCGCATCTGGTGCCCGGCACGGTTGTCGGTGAGATCGCCCTCCTGCGAGGGACCGCCCGGACGGCGACCGTCGTGGCGACCGAATCGGTGCGGGGCTGGGCCGGTGGTCGCGACGCATTCGCTGCGATGCTCGAAATCCCGGGTGTGTCAGAGGCATTGGTGTGGACCGCGCGTCAGCGGTTAGCCACCTTCGTCACGCCCATTGCGGTGCGGCTGCGTGACGGCGCCGAGTTCTACCTGCGGCCCATCCTTCCCGGCGACAGTCACCGTCTGGCGAGGCTTTCCCCGCGCACCGTGTACCGCCGCTTTATGGGGGTCCCCAGTAAGCGGATGATCACCTACCTGTTCGAGGTCGACTACCTCGAACATTTCGCGTGGGCCCTCACCGACGGGCCAGGCGGTGTGGACGGTCTCGTTGTCGCTGACGCTCGATTTATCCGGCACGCCGACGAACCCGACAGTGCCGAGTTGGCATTCACGGTCGGCGATGACTACCAGGGGCGCGGAATCGGCACACTGTTGATGGAAGCGCTCTCGGTGTCGGCGCATGCCGGCGGTGTACGCCGATTCACGGCCTCGGTGCTCTCCGAGAACTACGCGATGCGCACCATTCTGAATCGATACGGTGCACGCTGGGAATCGGACGGCCCGGGCGTGGTCACCACGGTCTTCGATGTGCCTCTGGTGGGGGAGTTGAGTCTTTCCCCGCGGGTATCCATACAGGTCGACGTTGCCACCCGCCAGATGGTGCAGGCGTTGTGTTGA